Below is a genomic region from Rosa chinensis cultivar Old Blush chromosome 5, RchiOBHm-V2, whole genome shotgun sequence.
AGGAAAAGAGGCTCTAGTGTGAATCTGTAACCATTAGCAGCAACAGGCAGTTACAACATCCCTCCCAATTGAAGGGTAATGAAACAGGTGTTTGGAAGCTAAACCCTCTGTCCACCACAGCTTTACACATTTCATTTCATTATAACAAAAagcaagaaataaaataaaaaccaattcTCATCATCATTAGGGTCCAAATTCCCTGCCACCGACTCTCACCCAACTTCTCACATCAACTAATCATGAGTTTGTTTCAGGACTACAATGCCCCTGCATGTGGTAGACAATTGCCAGATGGATGAGTTTGATTGGATGAGTGGAAGAGAGCCAAATGGGGTGCACTCCAAAaattggaataaataagcatagTCTAATTCTGTTCTGTCAAAACAGGGGAAGCAGTaatagagagagaggagggaagGGAAGATGAAAATGGGTGATAGTGTAGTAATGTTAATGAAAAAACACAAGCTTTGATTTTgagctctttttctttctgtctgTTGATTGTGGagttactttttatttgttgtttttcctttctctttcttcaaaGATTCCAATCCATTTCTGGTCCACCACCATTGCAAAAACTTCACCCTCCTCTCCTTTCCCCTTTTTccctttaattttcttttgaattttataaaaagaaaacaaacaaccatAAAGTATTGGGTTTTGCTTTTTGTAATTTTGTCAAAGAACATCATCATATCCATATCAATATCAATATTTTTGAGCCAAAACCAGAGAGGGAAGGAGtgggaagagggagagagagactgtTTTGAGGCATTTTGATAAGGAAGGAGTTGctgattttcattttcattgaaACCCTTTTCTGGGATTCAACTGAATTGAACAGAAAGATAGGAAATTTGATATAAAAAAGTGATCTTTGGGTTAGAGGGGTAAGGGGGTGGTTGGGAGGTTAGTGGGTAGTGGTGGTGGTCAAAGGAGGAGTTTTTGGTCTTTGGTCTTCTTCAACATCATCTGGGCCTTGACTCTTAATCACTCAGGTAATCATCtttaatcatttttattttcctttctccATCCAAGTTTTGCTTTTTGCACTATTTCTATATTCTGTCTCTCAATTTTGAGGAATTCTTATGTGTCTCTGACATCAATGCCTCTTCCCTGCAAAAACTTCAGGTacctcactttttttttatattctgtTCCAATAAGGGTAATGATAATTTCTGTGACCCCATTTACCCGTCTCTGAATTCTGGAACATGGGCTTGTTTTCCTTCAATGAATGCCATGGAAATTCATGACCTTTTTCCCATTTTTGGGAATTGAGGGTGCTCAGTTTTCAGTTTTCTCATGCTTTGGATCTTCATGGATGTCAGGATCTAACAAACTGGGTCTATCTCATTCATGTTAATCATTGAAATGTAATTCCCTTTTTGGTAATTCATTGAATTTGAAATGTGTTTTTGTAACGTTTCTCCAGATAAAAACATGAACCTGCCGTCTTGGTTGGAAATTTATGAGGGGCCTTAATCTTATTCATTACCAATTATGGAGATGAATTAAGGGTTgtctgttttcttttctccctACTTTTGGCTCCTGAGAACAAAAATGTTGTTTAATTGTCTCCCCCATGATAATTATTCTGATGATAATTGTGATGACATCTGAATTTGATATGAAGCTCGAGGGTGACTGCATACCTCTTTTCCTCATTTTGCTTTTGCTTCCTGAGAATTGCGAGCCCatgagaaataataaaaaaggaCAAAGTATatgatgcttttttttttcaaagaaacACTTAGATGCTTGTATAATTGAAAGCTAAAACTGAAAGTTTGTTCTTTTTCTGCTTGTGATGTTCCTCTGCAACCTAATAAAAGTTCAAGTCAGATAGTTAATTTCTGGTATATTGGTTTTCTGATTAAAAGTTTGCATGCTCTTTGCAAATCATGTGGCTCTAAAATGGATTTGCTTTGCTCTGCATTTATTGTAAAGCTTTCAGGTATTTGATCTTGGTGCAACGAGTTGATTGTAAGCATCTGTTATATTGAGCTGGTAGCAGCTGACGGGCTTAAGATTCATGGCTGGCATGGATGATAACGTTGCTATAATTGGGGACTGGGTGCCTCCGAGTCCAAGCCCAAGGGACTTCTTCTCTTCAATGTTAGTTGATGGCATTGGCTCAAGGTCATTCTTGGAATCTCCTAGCAGTAATAAAGCTGAGGAGTTCTGGTCTCGAGAAGGAAATACCAACGGAAAGAACTTGTCACAAGAAAATGGTACCGGTGATGAAATAACTGCAATGGGTTCATTTTCAGAGTACAAATCTAACTCACGTGGGGACTTGTGGATCGGATCGCAGCCAGAGCTGGTTTTAATGCTCCGCGGTTGAATACAGAAAGCATTAGATCTTCTGACCTTTCACTTAATTCTGATGTTCGGTCTCCTTATCTGACAATACCCCCTGGTCTCAGTCCAACTACACTGCTAGACTCTCCTGTCTTCCTTTCAAATTCATTGGTAAGTTGAATTCTGAAATTCTTTCATGTATTCTTTGTGAACTTTTATCTGTGTTGCACTTTTAACACAGTAACTTGTGATTCTGTTGAAGCTGCTAGATAGCTCAGTTGGTATAACTATGGGAATCATCCCAAGAACTGATAATATTTAATTTAATCATCacaagggttttttttttttttgggtgggggGTTGTGGTTTCATCCAATAGGGTTATTTGCCTCCCATTGCATAGTCCAGTGCTCAAGGAGCATTGAGCCTCTAATGTTCCAAAAGGGAGAACTTGTTCCATAAAGTTCAAGCTGTACATATAAAATATGTTCATGTGAGGAACAAGGGCAGATGGTATAACCATGATCATCGACCTTGCATTGTTCTGAAACACACAATAATTTTTGGGTAACTCAGTTCAGAAAGGCAGATATCTTACATGCCTTACATATTTGTATGGCTTGAGAACCAACTTGGAAAGTTAATTGAAATAGCATATATTAGTTAAGGTAGACTAGTGGTTTAACTTGGGTTGAATTTCCtttattatttatattgttgttgCATAAGTTGAGGTTTGCTGCAGATGGGATTAAATGTAAACTTCCATTTTTAGTTGCAATGAAGTTTATCCTGCCATAAATTGAAttcttcttttggttttgattgcAGGCACAGCCTTCTCCAACAACTGGAAAATTTCCATTTGTCTCAAATGGTCATGCCAGGAATTCCACATTGATGACAGAGGCTGCTGATAAAGCTaatttctttgaggacatgaatACTTCGTTTGCTTTCAAGCCTCTGGGCGAATCAGGCTCTTTCTTTCTTGGTCCAACAAGCAAGGTAGTGTTATTACCATATGTATTTTCGTTTTCAGCTTAGAAGACGCAACTGTTACCTACATGCGCACAGGCTAGTTTTAATGATGTGACTACTAATATTTAGAAACCAATGTACCTTATTTAAGAGAAGAGTCCTTACTATTTCCCCATTAAgatggaaattcattttgttcTTTGTCCATTTCTTTTGTGAATTCATAACTTTTCTCTCCATTGTGTATACTGATCATGAGATCACCCACTCTTCCGCAGCAATCCTTTCCCAGCATTGAGGTGTCAGTCCACTCAGAAAACTCTTCTCAAAGTATGGAACCCACCAAAGTTCAAAATCAGAATGCGAACAATTTTCAGCTCCAGCCAGATTTTTCTCGCACATCTACTGAAAAAGATAATGGAGCAAATACAGTCTCCGCAGATCCGAGGGCTTTTGATACTGTTGGTGGCAGTACTGAACATTCTCCACCCCTTGATGAGCAACCAGAGGAAGAAGGAGATCAAAGAGGTGGTGGTGATTCCATGGCTGCTGCTGGTGGAGGTACACCATCTGAAGATGGATATAATTGGAGAAAATATGGACAAAAACAAGTAAAAGGTAGTGAGTACCCACGAAGTTATTACAAGTGCACGCATCCAAATTGTCAGGTTAAGAAAAAGGTTGAACGATCTCATGAGGGTCATATAACAGAGATCATCTACAAGGGGGCCCATAACCACCCTAAACCCCCTCCCAATCGTAGATCAGGGGCCATTGGATCATCTAACCCACTCATTGACATGCGATCGGACGTCCTTGAACAAGGCGGACCACAGACAGGTGCTGATGGTGATCTGGTTTGGGCAAGTGCACAAAAGGCAACTGGTGGAGCTCCTGATTGGAAGCATGACAACCTTGAGGTGACTTCATCAGCATCAGCGGGCCCTGACTACGGCCAGCAATCCACTTCTATGCAGGCTCAGACTGGTGCACACCTTGAATCAGGTGATGTAGTAGACGCATCATCTACCTTTTCcaatgatgaggatgaagatgatcGGGGAACGCATGGTAGTGTTTCATTAGCTTATgatggtgaaggagatgagTCAGAGTCGAAAAGAAGGTTACTGCTCACCTCTTTTTATTTCTAGTAAATGGTCTCAAAAAATTATCCACTGAGGTCGATATAAAAGTATCTTTGCAT
It encodes:
- the LOC112164550 gene encoding LOW QUALITY PROTEIN: probable WRKY transcription factor 2 (The sequence of the model RefSeq protein was modified relative to this genomic sequence to represent the inferred CDS: inserted 1 base in 1 codon), translating into MAGMDDNVAIIGDWVPPSPSPRDFFSSMLVDGIGSRSFLESPSSNKAEEFWSREGNTNGKNLSQENGTGDEITAMGSFSEYKSNSRGDLXDRIAARAGFNAPRLNTESIRSSDLSLNSDVRSPYLTIPPGLSPTTLLDSPVFLSNSLAQPSPTTGKFPFVSNGHARNSTLMTEAADKANFFEDMNTSFAFKPLGESGSFFLGPTSKQSFPSIEVSVHSENSSQSMEPTKVQNQNANNFQLQPDFSRTSTEKDNGANTVSADPRAFDTVGGSTEHSPPLDEQPEEEGDQRGGGDSMAAAGGGTPSEDGYNWRKYGQKQVKGSEYPRSYYKCTHPNCQVKKKVERSHEGHITEIIYKGAHNHPKPPPNRRSGAIGSSNPLIDMRSDVLEQGGPQTGADGDLVWASAQKATGGAPDWKHDNLEVTSSASAGPDYGQQSTSMQAQTGAHLESGDVVDASSTFSNDEDEDDRGTHGSVSLAYDGEGDESESKRRKIEAYATEMSGATRAIREPRVVVQTTSEVDILDDGYRWRKYGQKVVKGNPNPRSYYKCTNAGCTVRKHVERASHDLKSVITTYEGKHNHDVPAARNSSHVNSGPSGNMSGQASGSAAQTHPHRPEPSQVHSNMARFERPMSMGSFSLAGRQQLGPPQGFSFGMNQPGLANLAMAGFSPGQHKVPVLPVHHPYFAQQRQVSEMGFMLPKGEPKVEPMSEPGLNMNNASSVYQQLMSRLPLGPQM